One stretch of Chlamydia abortus DNA includes these proteins:
- a CDS encoding lipoate--protein ligase family protein, with protein MLTNKCIFLNLSGKTIFEQLQIEEALLRNYKENVCIINFNTPEAVVLGISRQPSEDLYISELRSDNIPIIKRYSGGGTVFIDNNSLFVTWIMHSQHMAQSQDLMQWSYGIYAPIFPETFALHENDYTLGEKKIAGNAQYIQKSRWVHHTTFLWDMDINKLSRYLPIPQKQPSYRKQRLHQDFLTTIRPWFPTKESFFNKLKTSASSRFVWETLSKNELKDILEKPHRKSTILL; from the coding sequence ATGCTCACCAATAAGTGTATTTTCTTAAATCTTTCCGGGAAGACCATCTTTGAGCAACTGCAAATAGAAGAAGCCCTTCTTCGCAACTACAAAGAAAACGTATGTATTATTAATTTTAATACACCGGAAGCTGTAGTTCTCGGCATTTCCAGGCAACCCAGTGAAGACCTTTATATCTCCGAGTTACGATCTGATAATATACCTATAATTAAGCGCTACAGTGGTGGCGGCACGGTATTTATCGATAACAACAGTTTATTCGTCACTTGGATTATGCATTCCCAGCATATGGCGCAGTCTCAAGATCTCATGCAATGGTCTTACGGTATCTATGCTCCTATTTTCCCAGAGACATTTGCTTTACATGAGAATGATTATACCCTGGGAGAGAAAAAAATTGCGGGTAATGCTCAATATATCCAGAAATCTCGTTGGGTACACCATACGACATTTCTCTGGGATATGGATATAAATAAGCTCTCACGTTATTTACCAATACCCCAAAAGCAACCATCATACAGAAAACAACGTCTACACCAAGATTTTCTGACGACTATTCGTCCGTGGTTCCCTACTAAAGAAAGTTTTTTCAATAAGTTAAAAACCTCTGCAAGTAGTCGTTTTGTCTGGGAAACTCTTTCAAAGAATGAACTGAAAGACATCTTAGAAAAACCACACAGGAAATCCACAATCTTACTGTAA
- the mnmG gene encoding tRNA uridine-5-carboxymethylaminomethyl(34) synthesis enzyme MnmG — protein MWTHPINYDVIVVGAGHAGCEAAFCSAKMGASVLILSSNLDTIAKLSCNPAVGGIGKGHIVREIDALGGIMAEVTDQSGIQFRILNQTKGPAVRAPRAQVDKQMYHIHMKRLLESSPGLHIMQGTVESLLDNENVIQGVTTKEGITYLGKTVILSSGTFMRGLIHIGDLNFPGGRLGDPAATGLSLALKERGFPISRLKTGTPPRLLASSIDFSVTEEQPGDPGVGFVHRSEPFVPPLPQVSCYITHTTEKTKDIIAANIHRSALYGGRIEGIGPRYCPSIEDKIVKFADKERHHIFIEPEGIHTQEVYVNGLSTSMPFDVQYDMIRSVLGLENAIITRPAYAIEYDYVHGNVIYPTLESKLIEGLFLCGQINGTTGYEEAAAQGLIAGINAVNKVLKKPAFIPSRQESYIGVMLDDLTTQILDEPYRMFTGRAEHRLLLRQDNACLRLSHYGRDLGLLSKERYEIFENQKQIIEEEKLRLSKTFKKYGNSVVSLAKALCRPEVSYDTLREAFPEDIRDYGSTLNASLEMEIKYAGYIDRQKALIHSLSKSENMVIPEDIDYQSISSLSLEAREKLAKFTPRTIGSASRISGIACADIQVLMVAVKKHAHQ, from the coding sequence ATGTGGACTCACCCAATTAATTACGATGTCATTGTAGTTGGAGCTGGGCACGCAGGTTGCGAGGCTGCATTTTGTTCTGCAAAAATGGGGGCCTCCGTACTCATTCTATCTTCAAACTTAGATACTATTGCTAAGTTAAGTTGTAACCCTGCTGTTGGTGGTATCGGGAAAGGGCACATTGTACGAGAAATCGATGCTCTGGGCGGTATCATGGCAGAAGTTACTGATCAGTCTGGGATACAGTTTCGTATCTTGAATCAGACCAAAGGTCCTGCCGTCCGTGCGCCAAGAGCTCAAGTTGATAAGCAAATGTATCATATTCATATGAAACGCTTATTAGAGAGCTCTCCAGGCCTACATATCATGCAAGGTACAGTGGAGTCTTTGCTGGACAATGAGAACGTTATTCAAGGCGTCACAACAAAAGAAGGTATCACGTACTTAGGGAAAACAGTGATTCTGTCTTCCGGGACGTTTATGCGTGGTTTAATTCATATTGGGGATCTTAATTTCCCTGGAGGACGTCTTGGGGATCCTGCGGCCACAGGATTATCACTAGCATTAAAAGAACGTGGTTTCCCAATCAGTAGATTAAAGACAGGCACGCCTCCGCGTTTGCTTGCTTCCTCTATAGATTTTTCTGTAACTGAAGAACAACCCGGTGATCCCGGCGTAGGTTTTGTGCACAGAAGTGAGCCATTTGTTCCTCCCCTACCTCAAGTATCTTGTTACATTACCCACACTACAGAAAAGACTAAGGATATTATTGCGGCCAACATTCACCGTTCCGCTCTTTATGGAGGACGCATAGAAGGTATAGGCCCACGATACTGTCCATCTATTGAGGATAAAATTGTAAAATTCGCTGATAAAGAGCGCCATCATATCTTCATAGAACCTGAAGGGATTCATACTCAGGAAGTCTACGTAAACGGTCTGTCTACGTCTATGCCTTTTGATGTACAATACGACATGATCCGTTCAGTTCTTGGATTAGAAAATGCTATCATCACGCGTCCTGCTTATGCCATTGAATATGATTATGTTCATGGGAACGTGATTTACCCTACCTTAGAAAGTAAGCTAATAGAAGGCTTATTTTTATGCGGACAAATCAACGGAACAACGGGCTACGAAGAGGCTGCAGCGCAAGGGTTGATCGCTGGTATTAATGCGGTAAACAAAGTACTAAAAAAACCTGCTTTTATTCCTTCGCGGCAAGAATCGTATATTGGAGTTATGTTAGATGACCTGACAACTCAAATCTTGGACGAGCCTTACCGTATGTTCACAGGGAGAGCAGAACACCGCCTTCTTCTAAGGCAAGATAACGCTTGCTTACGTTTGTCTCACTACGGTCGTGATTTAGGATTATTAAGTAAAGAGCGTTACGAGATTTTTGAAAATCAAAAACAAATTATAGAAGAAGAGAAGCTACGTTTAAGCAAGACATTTAAAAAGTATGGGAACTCTGTTGTTTCCTTAGCGAAGGCTCTATGTCGTCCAGAAGTATCCTACGACACGCTCAGGGAAGCATTCCCTGAAGACATTCGGGACTATGGTTCTACGCTGAATGCTTCATTAGAAATGGAAATTAAGTACGCAGGATACATAGATCGCCAGAAGGCTTTGATTCATAGTCTATCCAAGTCAGAGAATATGGTTATTCCTGAAGATATAGACTACCAAAGTATTTCTTCTTTAAGTTTAGAAGCTAGAGAAAAGCTAGCGAAATTTACCCCAAGAACTATAGGGTCTGCATCAAGAATATCAGGAATTGCCTGTGCTGATATTCAAGTGTTGATGGTTGCTGTAAAAAAACATGCTCACCAATAA
- a CDS encoding AURKAIP1/COX24 domain-containing protein: MSSVKKKRRLKIAKHKRNKRRRRDRHKNK; this comes from the coding sequence ATGTCATCTGTTAAAAAAAAACGAAGACTTAAAATCGCTAAACATAAGCGTAACAAAAGACGCCGAAGAGACCGTCATAAAAATAAATAA
- the dnaB gene encoding replicative DNA helicase, producing the protein MSTQIEKTPPPTLPSPPNSKESEMIVLGCMLTGVNYLNLAANQLNEDDFYYLEHKIIFRVLQDAFKHDKPIDVHLAGEELKRRNQLAVIGGPSYLITLADFAGTAAYIEEYIQIILSKSILRKMIQTAKEIEKKAIEEPKDVAVALDEAQNALFKISQTTSLSQYVLVADKLQGLTSSQDKPFLIQLQEKQEFFQQYAQSDDALPISGIPTHFIDLDKMINGFSPSNLMILAARPAMGKTALALNIAENMCFQNQLPIGIFSLEMTVDQLIHRIICSRSEVESRKINVGDLSGQDFQRIVSVVNEMQQHTLLIDDQPGLKVTDLRARARRMKESYDIQFLIIDYLQLLSGSGTLRSVESRQTEISEISRMLKTLARELNIPILCLSQLSRKVEDRTNHRPMMSDLRESGSIEQDSDLVMFLLRREYYDPNDKPGTAELIVAKNRHGSIGSVPLVFEKELARFRNYAAFEFNG; encoded by the coding sequence ATGTCAACTCAAATAGAAAAGACTCCTCCCCCTACTCTACCTAGCCCACCTAATTCTAAAGAATCAGAAATGATTGTTCTAGGGTGCATGTTAACAGGAGTCAACTATCTTAACTTAGCAGCCAACCAGCTAAATGAAGACGATTTTTACTATCTTGAACATAAAATCATTTTCCGAGTTCTTCAGGATGCCTTTAAACATGATAAACCTATAGATGTGCATCTCGCTGGAGAAGAACTTAAACGAAGAAATCAACTCGCGGTCATTGGAGGTCCTAGCTACTTAATCACCTTAGCAGATTTTGCAGGAACAGCGGCCTATATTGAAGAATATATCCAGATCATTCTTTCTAAATCGATCTTAAGAAAAATGATCCAAACTGCTAAGGAAATAGAGAAAAAAGCTATAGAAGAACCAAAAGACGTTGCTGTTGCTTTAGATGAAGCTCAAAATGCTTTATTTAAAATCAGTCAAACAACCTCTCTCTCGCAATACGTTCTCGTTGCTGATAAACTACAGGGCTTGACCTCTTCTCAAGACAAACCTTTCCTTATACAGCTACAAGAGAAGCAAGAGTTTTTTCAACAATACGCTCAAAGTGACGATGCCTTACCTATCTCTGGTATTCCTACGCATTTCATCGATCTCGATAAAATGATTAACGGTTTTTCGCCATCGAATTTAATGATTCTTGCAGCTCGACCTGCTATGGGGAAAACGGCTCTTGCTTTAAATATTGCAGAAAATATGTGTTTTCAAAATCAACTGCCCATAGGAATTTTTTCTCTAGAGATGACTGTGGATCAGCTAATTCACAGAATCATATGCTCTCGATCTGAAGTAGAATCTAGAAAAATCAATGTTGGTGACTTATCTGGTCAGGATTTTCAACGTATTGTTTCTGTGGTAAATGAAATGCAACAGCACACCTTGCTTATAGATGATCAACCTGGATTAAAAGTGACTGATCTTCGTGCTCGAGCTAGAAGAATGAAAGAAAGTTATGATATTCAATTTTTGATTATTGACTACTTACAGCTTCTTTCTGGATCTGGAACTTTACGTTCTGTAGAAAGTCGTCAAACTGAGATCTCTGAGATTTCAAGGATGCTGAAGACTTTGGCAAGAGAGTTAAATATTCCTATTCTCTGTTTATCCCAGCTATCTAGAAAAGTGGAAGACAGAACTAACCACAGACCTATGATGAGTGACCTCAGGGAAAGTGGAAGTATCGAACAAGATTCCGACTTGGTTATGTTCTTATTGCGTAGAGAATACTATGATCCTAATGATAAACCTGGAACAGCTGAACTGATCGTGGCTAAAAATCGTCATGGTTCCATAGGTTCTGTGCCTTTAGTTTTCGAAAAAGAACTTGCAAGATTTAGAAACTACGCTGCTTTTGAATTCAACGGTTAA
- a CDS encoding CDP-alcohol phosphatidyltransferase family protein yields MRQFCNLLSLSRVWLALFFYQEKIHLRLLIILGAMASDVLDGYLARRYKATSRFGSMLDPLTDKFFVFVCVAILYWERSLSPEHLLLIFARDIFLVLFGIYLSVVRGWKGYDYRALFFGKIFTVVQFIILLGVTAGVQIPVIGLAPLIVLGFLYFLERVIDYRKQCLH; encoded by the coding sequence ATGAGACAATTTTGTAACTTACTTTCTCTATCACGTGTGTGGCTAGCTCTATTCTTTTATCAAGAGAAGATTCATCTACGTCTATTAATCATTTTGGGAGCCATGGCCAGCGATGTGTTAGATGGCTATCTTGCTCGTCGCTACAAAGCGACTAGTCGCTTTGGTTCTATGTTGGATCCTCTTACTGATAAGTTCTTTGTGTTTGTCTGTGTAGCCATTCTTTATTGGGAAAGATCCCTTTCTCCTGAACACCTCCTCCTTATTTTTGCTAGAGATATCTTTCTTGTCTTATTTGGCATTTACCTTTCTGTTGTTAGAGGATGGAAGGGCTACGATTACCGTGCTCTCTTTTTCGGGAAAATCTTCACAGTAGTTCAATTTATTATTTTACTCGGGGTCACCGCGGGTGTACAGATTCCTGTAATCGGGCTAGCACCACTGATTGTCCTTGGGTTTCTGTACTTTCTAGAGAGAGTCATAGATTACAGAAAACAGTGTCTTCATTAG
- the npt2 gene encoding NTP/H+ exchange transporter Npt2 translates to MQSSEMKPFSRLRAYFCPIYRSEFPKFLPLFWLAFFVGFNYCLLKSMKDTLVVVGSDAGAEVIPFLKVWGIVPGAVIVTMIYGWLSNRCPRDTVFYSFIGTFLGFFFLFAVVIYPMGDAIHLHSVADKLQELLPQGLRGFIVMIRYWSYSLYYVMSELWSSVILSTLFWGLANEVTSIKEAGRFYALINTGLNLSSVLAGEISYWMGKHTFFVCPFVKDKWHEVMLNLTILIVLAGLSMIWLYRKVHLLTKHTYNFSAYSSSESITEGSSQVEESVASAKAKKKTKAKAKNLFLYLIRSRYLLGLAIIVLSYNLVIHLFEVVWKDQVSQIYSSHVEFNSYMSRITTLIGIVSVLAAIFLTGQSIRKWGWTVGALTTPIVMLVTGVLFFGAIFAVKKDVMIFGGLFNTAPLAIAAWIGGMQNVFSRAAKFTFFDQTKEMAFVPLPNDQKNLGKAAIDGVVSRIGKSGGSLIYQGLLIIFSSVAASLNVIAVVLLLIMIVWIAVVAFIGREYNIKEADAVAASSGADSMVSDMAISKTPGENSNQEEVAIL, encoded by the coding sequence ATGCAGTCATCAGAGATGAAACCCTTTTCAAGACTGCGGGCGTACTTCTGCCCCATATATCGATCAGAATTTCCAAAATTTCTTCCTCTTTTCTGGCTAGCCTTTTTCGTAGGATTTAATTATTGCCTCCTGAAAAGTATGAAAGATACTTTAGTGGTGGTAGGGTCTGACGCGGGTGCGGAAGTTATACCGTTCTTGAAAGTTTGGGGGATAGTGCCTGGAGCCGTTATCGTTACCATGATTTACGGTTGGTTAAGTAATCGGTGTCCAAGAGACACCGTTTTTTATTCCTTCATAGGTACTTTTCTAGGTTTCTTTTTCTTATTCGCCGTAGTGATTTACCCTATGGGGGATGCTATACACTTGCATTCTGTTGCGGATAAATTACAAGAATTACTGCCACAAGGGCTACGCGGTTTTATTGTCATGATTCGCTATTGGAGCTATAGCCTCTACTATGTCATGTCGGAACTGTGGAGTTCAGTAATTCTTTCAACCCTCTTTTGGGGGCTAGCTAATGAAGTCACTAGTATAAAGGAAGCAGGACGGTTTTATGCCCTAATTAATACGGGGTTAAATCTATCTTCCGTATTGGCGGGAGAAATTTCCTATTGGATGGGGAAACACACGTTCTTTGTTTGCCCTTTCGTCAAGGATAAGTGGCACGAGGTTATGCTTAACCTCACCATTTTAATCGTTTTAGCTGGATTAAGTATGATCTGGCTGTATAGAAAAGTTCACCTCCTCACAAAACATACCTACAATTTCTCAGCCTATTCATCTTCAGAATCTATAACAGAAGGATCGTCTCAAGTTGAAGAGAGTGTAGCTAGTGCAAAGGCTAAGAAAAAGACGAAAGCTAAAGCGAAGAATCTCTTCCTTTATCTTATTCGTTCTCGATACTTGTTAGGTCTGGCGATCATAGTGTTATCCTACAATCTCGTTATTCACTTATTCGAAGTTGTTTGGAAAGATCAAGTTAGCCAAATTTATAGTTCCCACGTGGAATTCAATAGCTATATGAGTAGGATTACGACTTTGATAGGGATTGTTTCCGTCTTGGCTGCTATTTTCCTTACTGGACAAAGTATCCGGAAGTGGGGTTGGACAGTAGGAGCGTTGACTACACCAATAGTGATGTTGGTCACCGGCGTGTTGTTCTTTGGAGCGATATTTGCTGTGAAGAAAGATGTTATGATCTTTGGCGGTCTTTTCAATACGGCGCCTTTGGCGATAGCTGCGTGGATAGGTGGTATGCAAAACGTATTTTCTCGTGCCGCTAAATTCACATTCTTTGATCAAACTAAGGAAATGGCTTTTGTTCCCCTGCCAAATGATCAGAAGAACTTGGGTAAAGCTGCTATTGATGGTGTTGTATCTCGGATAGGGAAATCAGGAGGTTCGTTGATTTATCAAGGGCTTTTGATTATCTTTTCCTCTGTTGCAGCAAGTCTCAATGTGATTGCTGTCGTACTTCTTTTAATTATGATTGTTTGGATAGCTGTTGTTGCTTTCATAGGAAGAGAGTACAACATTAAAGAAGCTGATGCCGTTGCTGCCAGTTCAGGTGCAGATTCTATGGTGTCAGATATGGCTATCAGTAAGACTCCTGGAGAAAATTCTAATCAGGAAGAAGTCGCGATACTATGA
- a CDS encoding S49 family peptidase — MKTFWHFMSKGFLSILGLSLGVVLAFFVTVMLVVSTSGMHDSQFVNMPDAKGEVKDVGKDAPIIAVLEMKDVIASSKHTAKIIQEAITTLDSPPYKDRVKGIIIDMDCPGGEVFEISRVYSTIQFWKQRTQCPVYVFVNGLCASGGYYVACAADKIYSTSSSLIGSIGVLSGPYFNVKEGLSRYGVQSDLLIAGKDKAPMNPYTEWTAKDREIRQEIIDYLYGQFVDVVVTNRPLLTKDKLVSVLGARLYSPEKALEEGYIDVTNVTKQQVLQDLVADCKIENNYRVIGLGSDGWLKRVMSSITNSPVITGKIQHELLPSLDNSISTFYYLDS, encoded by the coding sequence ATGAAAACGTTTTGGCATTTTATGTCTAAAGGCTTCCTATCAATTCTAGGTTTATCTCTGGGTGTAGTTCTTGCTTTCTTTGTTACTGTGATGTTGGTTGTTTCTACCTCTGGAATGCACGACTCACAATTTGTGAATATGCCTGATGCTAAGGGAGAAGTCAAAGATGTAGGCAAAGATGCTCCCATTATTGCTGTATTGGAAATGAAGGATGTGATTGCTTCTAGCAAACACACCGCAAAAATCATTCAAGAGGCAATTACAACATTAGATTCCCCACCATACAAAGATAGAGTGAAGGGCATAATCATCGATATGGATTGCCCTGGAGGAGAGGTATTCGAAATTTCTCGAGTCTATTCAACAATTCAGTTTTGGAAACAGCGTACGCAATGTCCTGTTTACGTTTTTGTCAACGGTCTGTGTGCTTCCGGTGGGTATTATGTTGCTTGTGCTGCGGACAAAATTTATTCCACATCGTCTTCTTTAATAGGGTCTATAGGAGTGCTTTCAGGGCCATATTTTAATGTCAAAGAAGGCTTATCTCGTTATGGTGTGCAAAGCGATTTGCTTATCGCAGGGAAAGATAAAGCCCCTATGAATCCTTATACAGAGTGGACAGCTAAAGATCGTGAGATTCGTCAAGAAATTATAGATTATCTTTATGGTCAATTTGTCGATGTTGTGGTCACAAATCGCCCGCTATTAACTAAAGATAAGCTTGTTAGCGTGTTAGGTGCCCGTCTATATTCACCTGAAAAGGCTTTAGAAGAAGGTTACATTGATGTAACGAACGTAACTAAACAACAAGTCTTACAAGATTTAGTCGCCGATTGCAAAATTGAAAATAACTACCGTGTGATTGGTTTAGGCAGTGATGGCTGGTTGAAAAGAGTTATGTCATCAATAACGAACAGCCCTGTAATCACAGGAAAGATTCAACATGAGTTGCTCCCAAGCTTAGATAATTCCATAAGTACATTTTACTACTTAGATTCGTGA